The genomic segment TGTTTATCTTGATGCCTCAGGCCTGCGGTCAGGATCTTCGTCCTCGCCTCTTCGATCTTCTTATTGTGGGTGTAGAGGGCCCCTCGAGGGGTGCCGGTGGTGCCGCTCGTGTAAAAGATAATGAAGGGGTCGTTTTCATCCACATCGGTCTCCGGCTCCGTTTCCGTAAATCGGGCGAGAAGATCGTCGTAAAAGGTCATCTCCGGAACCTTCTCTTCAAGGGAGATGAACTGTCCGATATCGGGAAGGCGCTCTTTCAGGGAATTCACCAAGGGGATGAGTTCCTTTCCTACGAAGAGGATCTTGACCCCAGAATCGGTGATGACCTCAATGAGCTCCCCCGCCTGGAGCCTGGGGCTGAAGGGCACGGCGATGAATCCGCCTTTCATGGCCGCGCCGTTGATTTCCGTGACCTCGAGGCAATTCCAGGAGAGGAGGCCGATGCCATCGCCCTTCTTCAGCCCCATCGCTTGAAGGGCATGGACGAGCCGGTTCACCTTGGCATTGAAGGCCGAAAAGGTGACCCTTTTCGGACCGTAGACGAAGGCCTCTTTGTCCGGGTACAGAAGCGCATTCCGGTAAAGGACGTCGGCATAGGTGCCGATCTTATAACGGCATAATTCTTGGAGGAGCTTTTTGACCATCGGTTTCTCCCTCCTGAACGTTGGGGGGTTCGAATTCCTTGGAGGGACGATCTTCACTTGATCACAGCGGGCAGGAAGAGGGCGATCTGGGGAAAGGCCACCAGAAGGATCACGAAGGCCAGGATCGTCAGGCAGAAGGGAAAGATCCCCTTGAAGATGGTCTCCATGGGAACGTCTTTGGCCACGCCGGCGATGATGTAGACGTTCATCCCGATGGGCGGGGTGATCATGGCCATCTCCACCAGGAGGACGATCAGGATGCCGAACCAGATGGGATCGAAGCCGAGGTTTTTGACCACGGGGAAGAAGATGGGGACCGTCAAAAGGACCATGGCCATCGTATCGATGAAACAGCCGAGGATGATATAGAGGAGGATGATACAGCCCATCACCAGGACGGGATGGATGCCCAGCCCCACGATGTAATTGGCCAGCTCCATGGGGATCGTGCTCACCGCGAAGAAGGGGATGAGGATGAAGGCGCCGAGGGCGCAGAAGAAGATCATTCCTGTCGTTTTCACAGCATCCGTGACGCTATCCTTGAGCCCCTGCCAGTTGATTTTCTTTCTGATGAGAGATAAGACGATTGCACCAAAAGCGGCTATGGCTCCTGCTTCTGTAGGGGTAAACCATCCGATGATCAACCCACCGAGCACCAGCACGATCAGGATTAACATCTCTCCACATTCAGCGGCGGCACTCAATTTTTCTTTGAAGGTGGTCTTCTCTCCACGAGGGGCAATCGAGGGATTGAGCCGTACCCGACCGTAGACCATCGCCATGAACATGAGGCTCAGGATGATCCCGGGGACGATGCCCGCAGTGAAGAGCTTCACGATAGAGGTCTCGGTAAGAATCCCGTAGATGATCATGATGGTGCTGGGCGGGATGAGAAATCCCAGGGTTCCCCCTGCGGCGATGCAGCCCGTGGCCAGGCTCGTATCATATTTGTAACTTCGCATGGCGGGGATGGCCGAGGTCCCGATGGTTGCGGCCGTGGCGATGCTCGAGGCGCTCACTGCCGAGAAGATGCTGCAGGCTCCGAGGGCGGCGATGGCCAGGCCCCCGGGCAATCGGCCGAAGATACTATAGGCCAACCTGAAAAGGCTCTGCCCAAGACCTGCCCGGAACAGGACCGTCCCCATGAGGAGGAAGAGCGGAAGGACCAACCAGTCATAATTGGAGATCAGCCCATAGGAGACCGTTCCCAGGACATTGAAGGCCGCCTTAAGGGTCGTGAGGTAGGCGAACCCGAGAAAGCCCACCAACATCATGGCTGCGCCGATGGGGACTCCCAGCAGCAGGAGAAGGAGGATGACGATTATCCCTAAGATACCGCAGAGGAACGGGCTCATGGCGTTCTAATCAACCTCCTTCCTCAGTAAGGTCTTGAAGGTCTCCACCAGATGAAGGGCAAAATAGCCCAAGAGAAGGAGACATCCCAAAACCAAGATCACCCTGAAAGGCGCAGCTGGAAGGTGAAGAATAGGGGTTTTCGAACCCCGCTTGATGACAGCGTCGTAGGTATAAAGCAGCGCCCCCCATCCCAGAAGCATGACGGCCGCAGAGCTGATCAGGAGGGAGAAGATCATGAAGACCGACCGGGCTCGTTTGGGAAGCCTGTGGATCAGGATCTCGATAATGATGTGGGAACGCTCCGCCTGGGTGTAGCTTAACGCAAAGGAGATGAGAAAGATTCCCGCGAGGCTAATGATCTCCACGCCCCCATACAAAGGAGAGGCGAAGAAGAGTCGGCCGATGACGTGGACCACCGTGACCAACATCATCACGACAAGGGAGACGGAGGAGACGAAGAGGGGAATCTTTTTAAACGTAAACTTTGAGGGAGAAGCCATCGGTTAATCCTCGCCCAGATCAGGTAAGGGTTCGCCCCCTCCCCGGAATGGGGTCGGAGGCGAACCCGTCAGGAGGGGATTGCTCCTACTTCCTGATGCTGTTGATAAACTCCAGCACCTTGGTCGCCGGGTACCCCTTGGCATCCAGGGCTGCCGCATGTCTCCGGTTGCTTGCATCCACCTTGGCGAACCAGGCCGCTTCTTCCGCAGGAGCCAGCTTGATAAACTCCACCCCCTGGCCTTTCGCATAATTCACGGCAGAGGCATCGGCCGCATCGAAGGCCTTGATCGATTCGCTTCTTCCCCATTCGAGGCTGGCATCGATGATCTTCTGTAGGTCCGGCGGAATCTTCTTCCAGCTGTCCCAGTTCATCACCATGAACCAGTTGCTTGAACAGTACATCCCGAATTCCGTGACATACTTGATGGGGATCTTAAAAGATTCGATGGCTTCTTTAAAGACCAGACCGCCGTGGACCGTCCCCTTCTGGATGCCGATGACCATGTCCGCACTGGTCATGCTGACCGGGGTACCCCCCAATTCTTTCAACGCATCGGAGGCTTCGGGAACAGGGGATCTCAAGGAGAGCCCTTTGAGGTCGGCCATGACCCGGACCGGTTTGGTGGTGGCCACCACCGCTGGCCCGGAGGCATGGGTCCATAAGACCTTGACGCTCTCCCATTCCTTTCGGAATTCGGGAAACTTTTTCCAGACCTCCAAGGTGATCCGGGAGGCTGTGGTGGCATCCGGCAGGCCGGCCAAGAACATGGAGATCATTCCGGTCAGCTCGGCCCCTGCCCTGGCATACCGGTAGCTGGCGCCGATATCTGCCACACCCTTTTCGATCCCGTCATAGGTCACAAAGGGACCAATCAGGGTGCCTCCGGGAAAGATCCGGAAGGTCAAACGGCCCTTGCTCTCCTCCTCGATCTTCTTGGCCCAGGCCGTGATCTGCTTGTCGTACATCGAGCCTGCAGGGGCCATATGGCTGATTCGGAGCTCCAGGGCGTCTGCCGTTTTCAGATAACCGCCAGAGAGGAGGGCGACTAAAAGTAGAGCAGCGAAGATTCCTAAGGTGCTTTTATTCATCCTTTCCACCTCCTTTGTGGTCTTTGGTGCCGATCGTTGGGTGTAAATCCTCTTTGGAAGAACATCGTGGCCAATCCTTGGGTTTTCGAACCATTCCGTTATTTCGTTGTCGAGGGTGCATCACCTCCTTAAAAGATCGTTTGCTTCGAGCTATGATACCCCTTGGGAGGAGATCGAGGTCTCAAGCCCGGAGTAGAGATGAATCCTCATCTCTTTTCGAGAAATTGCCTCTTCAACTCCCTTTTCAGAATCTTTCCCGCCGGGCTTTTCGGCATCTCTTGAACCAGGATGTATTCCTTCGGGACTTTAAAAGGAGAGAGGCGAGATTTCAAGAAGAGTTTGAGCTCATCGGGTGAAACGGTCTGCCCAGGTTTGGGGACGATAAAGGCGGTCACCCGCTCGCCCCATTCTTTATCCGGCAAGCCCACCACAGCGCACTCCTGAATCTCAGGGCGAGTGTAGAGCACCTCTTCAACCTCTCGCGGATAGACGTTCTCCCCTCCCGTGATGATCATATCCTTGAGACGATCGACAATATACAAATAGCCATTTTCATCGAAGAGGCCGATATCGCCCGATCGGAGCCATCCCCCCTCCCAAAAGGCGGCGAGGTTCCCCTCCGGATTGTTCAGGTAGCCTTTCATCACAATGGGCCCACGGAAACAGATCTCGCCCTCGCGTCCTCGCTCCACCAAATGACCTTCGGTGTCGCGGATCTGGACTTCAACCCCATGGATCGGCTGTCCCACCGAACCCACGACATGCCAGTCGGGGTAATAATGATTGTAGGTCACGGGCATCCCTTCGGTCATGCCATAAGATTCGCAGATTTTGATTCCCGTCCGTTCTTTCCACTGTTTGACGATCTCCCTGGGGAGAGAAGCGGCGGCAGAGAAGCAGTATCGAAGTCTGCCCAATTTTTCGCTCAGGTCGCTCACGCCGAGGAGGCGGACATAGACGGTGGGCACGGCAAAGAATTTGGTGACCCGACCGGCGGCCATCAGCTCAAGGGTCCTTCCAAGATCGAAGGAGGGAAGGATTTCCAAACACCCCCCGGAAAGGATGGTGGCGTTCATAATATGGATTTGACCGAAGACGTGGTTGAAGGGCATGAAACATAGGGCCCGGTCGTTTTCGGTATTGCGCTCGAAGTGGGCGATGCTGAAACTGGAGAAGCCGATCCCTTCATGGGTGAGCATGGCCCCTTTCGGGGTGCCCGTTGTCCCTCCCGTATAGAGGATGGCGGCCGTATCCGTCCGGTCTCGGTCGATGGCTTTGAAGTCCGAAGAACCCGATTCCGTCAACCGGGACAAAGAGAGGTCTCCATTGGGTGAAACGATCTTTTCCAACCCGATGGTCTCTCTTAATCTATAAAGTTCATCCAGTTTCTCGTCGTAGGTGAATAGGATTTTTGGTCTCGAATGGCCTACCAAAAGGGAGAGTTCGTTTCCTCTTAGAAGGCTCGAATAGGTGATGGCGACCGCGCCAGCCTTTAATACCCCGAAATAGACCGCGATCCAATCGGTCGAATTGGGGAAGAGAAGGCCAACGAAATCCCCAGGTTTAACCCCCATTTTCAAAAGGGCTGTTGCGATTCTATTGGCCCTCTCATTGAGCTGTTTATAGGTGATGGTTTGATCATTTTCACATACGGCGGGCCTTTCCGGAAAGAAGAAGGCAGATCTTTCGAGGTTGGAGGCAAGGTTCATTTAACTCCTCTCATGGCTAAACCTCATAGTATTTTAACCCATTGAATTTATAAAATATTTTTTTAATTTCGAGGCGCCCTCCGAAAGAATGGTCTAATATTTATATCATTTTTAAATATTTGTCAATATTATTTTGCAAAAAGTTCCCATTTGTAGTATGATTGCTACCAATGACAGCCAAATTTAACCCTGTTAAACAGTCAAGGGTTTCAGAAGGGGTGATCAACCAGATCAAAAATTCCATCCTTCTCGGCCAGTTCAAGGCGGGCGAACGGTTGCCCTCGGAAAGGGAGCTTGCCGAGGAGTTCAGGGTGAGCCGGATGGCGATCCGGGAGGCCCTCCGAGCCCTGGAGTTATCGGGTTTCATCGAGACCCGACAGGGAATCAATGGCGGAGCCTTTGTAACGGATCTCACCTTTGAACACCTGGGCAATGCCTTTCTCGACCTCTTCTTGGCCGACAAGATCTCCATCCCCGAGATGTTACAGGTTCGCCTCCTCATCGAACCGGAGGTCGCCCGGCTTGCCACCCAGAACATCAATCCGACCTCAATTCAGAGATTGAGAGAGGCCCTTGAGCTGGAAGAACTCCCTCCCACCTCCTTACTTCACGATGTCGAGATCAAACAGAACTTCCATTTCATCCTGGCCGAGATGGCGGGCAACCGGTTCTTCGAGGCCATCGTAAGGTCCCTCTTGAAGTTGACCAAAAATTTGGTCTTGGGAGTGGATGTGGGGCCCCGTTTCATTCACCCTGCAGGGATGCATCGAAAGGTGGCAGAGGCCGTTTTTTCAGGAAATCCTGAAGAGGCTTATGAGGCGATGAGGCGACACACCCTCGAATTCGGTGAAAAACTGATCGAATTGGAGAAGACCTATCGACAGAGGAAGGCCCTTCTCTCCTACGAAGGCCCGTTCTCCGATCGATAAATCTCCTTCCCCTTTCTTTTTAGATAATAAAAGAGCCCCTTCGAAATTCCGTAACCCAGCAAGACTCCGGCCAGGATATCGGTAGGGTAATGGAGCCCCAGATAGAGGCGGCTCCATGCGATGAATCCCGCCAAGATATAAAAAACGATCGCGTATCGAGGATACCTCTGGGAAAAGAAGGCCGCCATCATAAAGCCTAAAGCGGAATGGGCACTGGGAAAACTGGGGTCGAGGATCTCTCCTGGACCGAAGGATAGTTTCGAACCGATCTCTGGCAGGAAATGAAGGGGCCTCTGGCGCTGGACGAGAAACTTCAGACCATAGATCACGACCAACTGGATCCCATAAAGGGAGAGGAGATGGGGAAAGGCCTTTCTCTGTCTGGGGAGGACCAGGCTGAGCCCCAGAAGGGCGATGACGGCAAGATGGCTCCCGAGATGGGTGAGCCAAGGAAGGAGATGATCGAGTAGCGGGCTGCTCCACCACCCGTTGGCCCAACGCATGAATTGCAATTCCCAATCCATCTCGACGTGTCTGGGTCAATCCTCCGTGAAGGTTTGGGTTAAACGGGAAGTTTGGGAATCACATCGGCCAGGTTCTCGCTCCGAACGGAGACGCTGGCGATCTTTTCAAGGTCGGGACAGGAAGGGTTAAAGGCCACCGAAAAGCCAACCCTCTGAAACATCTCCAGGTCGCCGTGGCTGTCACCGATGGCAAGGGCCTCTTCGGGAGGGAGATTGAACCGGGTGAGGATCCTCCCCACCCACTCCGCCTTCTGGTCATAGTGGACCCGGATGTTCACCTTTCCGTTTAAGACCCCATCTTCCAAAAGGAGCTCGTTGGCAACGGAAAAGTCAAAACCGAATCGTTGATGGACCCAGTCGGAGAGAAGGGATAGGCCGGAGGAGATGATGGAAAGTTTCAACCCTTTTGTCTTCAGATAGGAGATCAATTCTTCAGCCCCAGGGTAGAAAGGAACGGTTTGGATGATCCGCCTCAACTCATCCACCCTCATCCCTCTCCAGACCTCGGCATCGCGTTCGCAAAATTCCTGGTAGGAGATCTTTCCCGCCAAAAACTGCCTCTGATACTCCTCGGCCTGGCCATGCCACTTCCCCAGGCGGACATGGATATATTCCCAGATGGATCGTTCCTTCGTAAGCGTCCCATCCAGATCGAAGATGGCTAACCTGTAGGTGCCACTTTTTCCCATGGCAAAAGGGTCATTCAGGGGTTGCCTTCCCAAGGCCGGGGCCCTTGGGGAGAAGAAAAAAGGCCCCCTTTTTGGAGGGTAAGGAATCGGCGGTCTTCCTACCCTTTTTTCCACTCGTCCCAGGGATAGTCGATCAGCTCCAGGAGCACGCCGTTCACCGTTTTGGGATGGATGAACGTATATTTGCAGTTCCGAAAGGTCCTCATCCCTCCGACAAATTGGTAGCCTTTTGCCTTCAACTCCTCGGTCGCCTCTTCGGTGTTGTCGACATTGAGGCTGAGGACCATCATCCCCTCGCCCTTTTTTTCGATGTACTTCGTCACCTCGCCATCCGGTGTGGTCGATTCCATCAGTTCGAAACCGACCTCCCCGATCCAGTATCGGGCCACCCTGATCTTTTCCGTCTCGTCAATATAGGAGTCGTCGGGCCCGGACTTTCCGAGGATAGGCTCCCAGATCTTTCGGGCCGCCTCAAGGTCTTTGACGGCAATGCAGATGTGATCTATCTTGTTGACTTTCATCGGAGGCCTCGTCCTTTCCCCTCGAAGGTTGTTTTCCCTGTGATTTCCGACCGATCAAAAGCTGACTTTAAATTTTTGGCTCAGATAAGCGAGGGACTCGTCAATCGCATCGGCCACGAAGTCGAGGTCCTGATCGGTATGACGGTAACAGATGTATCCGTGATGATGGGGGGCGAAGAAGATTCCCCTCCGGATGAGCTGGGTGTAGAAGGTCTCCCTTCTGGCCCGATGGGTCTCGGCCTTGTCCCGCTTGAAGGTGATGAAGAACATCGGCGCCACCCCGCTCAATTCGGCTCCGACCTCATACTTGTCGACGATGGTCTGGAGCTTTTTTAAAAAACGTCCTCCCCTCTCCCAGATCTTATCAAGGACCTTGTCCCGCTCGAGGATCTCGATCGTCTTGAGGGCGGCGATGAACCCGTCGCTGTTCGGGAAGAAGGTGGAGGAGATGAAGAGCTTCTGGGCCGCCGCCATCATGACCTCGGCCTTTCCGGTCACGACGCTGATCGCATATCCGTTGGCCATCCCCTTTCCGAGGACGGCCAGATCTGGGGTCACGCCGTAAAGCTGCTGGGCCCCTCCGAGACGAAGCCTGAAGCCCGTCCGGATCTCGTCGAAGATCAGGACCGCGCCATATTTCGTGGCCAGCGCCCTCACCCCTTCGAGGAAGCCGGGCTTGGGTTCCTCCATCTTCTGGTGGAGGGGATGGCCGAAAGGGGTCAGGATGATGGCCGCGGTCTGATCGCCGTGCTGTTTCATCAGGTCCTCGAGCTGATCGAGATCGTTATATCGGAACTCATAGACGTCCTCGTATAACTTCGGGGGGATCCCGCCTTTCATCTCGACACACCAGTCGTGCCAACCGTGATAACCACACCGGATCACCTTGATCCGGTTGGTGTGGGCCCGGGCGATCCGGATGCTGGCCGTGGTGGCATCGGAGCCGGTCTTCAAAAAGATGGACATCTCGGAGCAGGGGACGATCTGGCTCAGCTTCTTCGCCAGTTCGTTCTGGTATCTCTGGGTGAGGGTGAAGCAGAACCCCTTCTCCCGGATCTGTCGGATCACCGCTTCGTCCACCTCTTCCTCCCGGTAGCCCAGGATGATCGGCCCGTAGCCGCAGAGAAAGTCGATGTACTCGTTGCCGTCCACATCGATCAGACGGCAGCCCTTGCCGTATTCGAGGAAGATGGGATATTCGCCCTCGATGAAGTCGCTCGGTTTGCGGGCGCCGAGGACCCCGCCCGGCACCAATGTTTTGGCCTCCTCAAAGAGTTCCAGACTTCGACGGATATTCAACCTTTCCACGTTCTTCATCGGTGTCGTCTCCTTGCAAGCTCATGATTGGGTTAAAGGGAGAGGATCGACCGGATCGTCTCGGTCAGGTGGATTTTTGCCCCTCTCTGAATCATCGCCGATAGAAACTTCTTTGGATCGATACAGCCTTCCGGGGCGACGACCCCTTTTACGGTCACATCGCCTGCGGCCATCATCAGGGCGGCAATCGAGGCGGGAAGTCCGGTTCCCGGCGCCATTCGGCCCGCCATATCAGCGGTATAGGTCACCCCTTTCCCCTGCCGCTCGCCCTTGACGATCACCTTCAGGCCCGAGGATTGGGGCCCCCGATCTCGGTTCTGGGGGATGGTGCCCCAGAGCTGAAGGGTGAGGTCGTAGGGGGCGACCTTGGCGCCCTTGACCTCGATCGGTTCCTTGCTCAGAAAGCCCGTATCCCTCTGCTCCTTGATCAGGTCGTCGACCCAGGCTGGGATGAGGGCGCCTTTGATCACCACGTTCTTGACCCCTGGGAGGTAGCGAGGGATGGTGAGGGGCTGGGGATGGCCCACATACCGGACCTTGCAGACCCCGAGGGGCTCGAGGAACTCGGCCATCTCCTCTCCCGTTCCCCCTTCCACGTAAACGAGTTTCCCATCGAGATACTGGGGGATCTGTCCGAGGGTCATGTGGAGGCTGTGATCCCAGGCCGCTCCCGAGAGCTCCGCAATGCTGACGACCCAGAAGAGGGCGATGTCCTCCACCCGGTCGAGTTGTTCGGCGAAGTATTTGACGAGGACGTTGTTCGTTCCGGGGTCGGAGCCCATCCCCGTGAGAACGGTGATCCCCGCGGCCCTGGCCGCTTGGTCGATCTCGGAGGAGAAGAGGATCTCCGTGGCCTCGTAATCATCGCAGATATCGATGTAGTTGACCTTGGCTTCGACCGCCGCGCGGGCCACGGCGACCGCCGTCTTATAGAAAGGGCCGGCACAGTTGATGACCACGTCGGCCTCTCGGATGGCCTCCACCATGCCCCGAGGGTCATTCACATCGATCCTTTTGAGCTGGACCTTATCGCTGGTGCGGAGTTTCTCCTGCACCCGGCCGGGATCGACATTGATGTCCCCCAAAATCACTTGTTTCACCTTGTCCTGCTTGACGAGGTCACGGGCCACTCCCTGACCCATGCCTCCTGTGCCACCGACCACCAATGCCTTCATGCTGAGGTCCTCCGTCTGGGGTTTTGTTCTATGGGTTGAGCGGGATCCTTCCTCGCAGGGCTTCTCCTACTCCATTCCCCTCATTTGTCTCCGACCCCCTTCTTTTTCTCCTCGATCGCTTTCAAGATCTTGTCGGGCGTGATGGGAAATTCGTGGAAGTAATAACCGACCGCATTGGAGATGGCGCCGCAGTAGGCCTGGGCCGCGCTCATCGCCACCGACATCCCGGCCTCCTTGGCGCCGTAGGGGCCATTGGGATCGATCGTCTCGACGATGATATTGTTGATCTTCGGCATGTCGATCGCGAGGGGCAGAAGATAGCCGAGCTGGGTCGGGTTCAAGACCCTTCCTTCATGCCACTGGAGGAACTCCGTGAGCATGCCGCCCTGTCCTCCCATGGCCACACCGCCCTCGAACTGTCCCTCGATCAGCTTCGGATTGAGGGCATAGCCGACATCCTGAGAGGCCGTCACCTCCAGGACCTCCACCTGGCCCGTTTCGGGGTCGACCTTGACCTCGCAGATGACCGTGCCGAAGGAGAAGGTCTCCGAGAGCTGACCGTAGGGATTTTTGACCCACTCCCGCTTCCAGTCCACCTTGGGCCAGTAGGACCCAGATCCGCTCACCGACTCGTTTCGGGAAAGGGCCATCCGCACCGCCTTGTCGATGCCGATGGATTGTTCGGGATTTCGGGTGACGAAGATCTTTCGGTCCTTCGCGCTCAGCTCCTCCTCGGCCACCCCGAGCTCTTCGGCGACGATTTTGAAGAGTTTCTTCTTCACGTCCTGGGCGGCCAGGCGCACGGCATTTCCTCCGATGAAGGTCTCGCACATCGAGTACGACCCGGGATCGCTGGGCGTGACCTCGGTATCGGCATTGATGAGCTGGATGTCGTCCGGGGTGAGGCCCAGCTCTTCGGCGACGATCTGGACCACCATGTGGTCGTTGCCCTGACCGTTGTCCACGATCCCGGTGATCACGGTGGCGCCGCCGTCCTCGTTCAGCTTGATGAAGGCCTGGGAGCCTCCCCGGATGCCCATCGGAAATCCGGTCTGGACGGAGTTGCAGCCGATGCCGATGCCGTGATAAGGGGGCAGTTTCCCGAACTTCTCGGACCAGCGGGCCTTCTCGGCAGATCGCAGGATCGTCTCCGTGAGGCCGCAGCTCGATACATAGGAGCGGGTCGGCGTCATGTCGCCCGCCTGCCGGGCGTTTCGGAGTCTCATCGTCACCGGATCGATCCCCAGCTGCTCGCCGAGCATATCGAGCTGGAGATCGACGCCGCAGGCAAAGGCCCTCCCATGGGTTCGGAACATGCCCCGGATCGGTTTGTTCGTCAGGATCCGGTAGCCATTGTACCGGACGTTCTCCATGCGGTAGGCCTGCTCCATGCAGAGGAAGGGGACCGAGGTGGCGATCGGACCCGTAGAGCTATAGGCCCCTCCATCCATGTAGCAGGTGATGTCGCGGGCGATCACCCTCCCTTCCCGGTCCACGCCGGTTTTGATCCGGGTGATCATGGAGTGGGCCTGTCTCGTGCAGACCGTGTTCTCCTCCCGGGAATAGACGATCTTGACAGGCCTCTGGGATTTC from the Thermodesulfobacteriota bacterium genome contains:
- a CDS encoding AMP-binding protein, which encodes MVKKLLQELCRYKIGTYADVLYRNALLYPDKEAFVYGPKRVTFSAFNAKVNRLVHALQAMGLKKGDGIGLLSWNCLEVTEINGAAMKGGFIAVPFSPRLQAGELIEVITDSGVKILFVGKELIPLVNSLKERLPDIGQFISLEEKVPEMTFYDDLLARFTETEPETDVDENDPFIIFYTSGTTGTPRGALYTHNKKIEEARTKILTAGLRHQDK
- a CDS encoding TRAP transporter large permease, whose product is MSPFLCGILGIIVILLLLLLGVPIGAAMMLVGFLGFAYLTTLKAAFNVLGTVSYGLISNYDWLVLPLFLLMGTVLFRAGLGQSLFRLAYSIFGRLPGGLAIAALGACSIFSAVSASSIATAATIGTSAIPAMRSYKYDTSLATGCIAAGGTLGFLIPPSTIMIIYGILTETSIVKLFTAGIVPGIILSLMFMAMVYGRVRLNPSIAPRGEKTTFKEKLSAAAECGEMLILIVLVLGGLIIGWFTPTEAGAIAAFGAIVLSLIRKKINWQGLKDSVTDAVKTTGMIFFCALGAFILIPFFAVSTIPMELANYIVGLGIHPVLVMGCIILLYIILGCFIDTMAMVLLTVPIFFPVVKNLGFDPIWFGILIVLLVEMAMITPPIGMNVYIIAGVAKDVPMETIFKGIFPFCLTILAFVILLVAFPQIALFLPAVIK
- a CDS encoding TRAP transporter small permease, which codes for MASPSKFTFKKIPLFVSSVSLVVMMLVTVVHVIGRLFFASPLYGGVEIISLAGIFLISFALSYTQAERSHIIIEILIHRLPKRARSVFMIFSLLISSAAVMLLGWGALLYTYDAVIKRGSKTPILHLPAAPFRVILVLGCLLLLGYFALHLVETFKTLLRKEVD
- the dctP gene encoding TRAP transporter substrate-binding protein DctP — translated: MNKSTLGIFAALLLVALLSGGYLKTADALELRISHMAPAGSMYDKQITAWAKKIEEESKGRLTFRIFPGGTLIGPFVTYDGIEKGVADIGASYRYARAGAELTGMISMFLAGLPDATTASRITLEVWKKFPEFRKEWESVKVLWTHASGPAVVATTKPVRVMADLKGLSLRSPVPEASDALKELGGTPVSMTSADMVIGIQKGTVHGGLVFKEAIESFKIPIKYVTEFGMYCSSNWFMVMNWDSWKKIPPDLQKIIDASLEWGRSESIKAFDAADASAVNYAKGQGVEFIKLAPAEEAAWFAKVDASNRRHAAALDAKGYPATKVLEFINSIRK
- a CDS encoding AMP-binding protein, whose product is MNLASNLERSAFFFPERPAVCENDQTITYKQLNERANRIATALLKMGVKPGDFVGLLFPNSTDWIAVYFGVLKAGAVAITYSSLLRGNELSLLVGHSRPKILFTYDEKLDELYRLRETIGLEKIVSPNGDLSLSRLTESGSSDFKAIDRDRTDTAAILYTGGTTGTPKGAMLTHEGIGFSSFSIAHFERNTENDRALCFMPFNHVFGQIHIMNATILSGGCLEILPSFDLGRTLELMAAGRVTKFFAVPTVYVRLLGVSDLSEKLGRLRYCFSAAASLPREIVKQWKERTGIKICESYGMTEGMPVTYNHYYPDWHVVGSVGQPIHGVEVQIRDTEGHLVERGREGEICFRGPIVMKGYLNNPEGNLAAFWEGGWLRSGDIGLFDENGYLYIVDRLKDMIITGGENVYPREVEEVLYTRPEIQECAVVGLPDKEWGERVTAFIVPKPGQTVSPDELKLFLKSRLSPFKVPKEYILVQEMPKSPAGKILKRELKRQFLEKR
- a CDS encoding FadR family transcriptional regulator; translated protein: MTAKFNPVKQSRVSEGVINQIKNSILLGQFKAGERLPSERELAEEFRVSRMAIREALRALELSGFIETRQGINGGAFVTDLTFEHLGNAFLDLFLADKISIPEMLQVRLLIEPEVARLATQNINPTSIQRLREALELEELPPTSLLHDVEIKQNFHFILAEMAGNRFFEAIVRSLLKLTKNLVLGVDVGPRFIHPAGMHRKVAEAVFSGNPEEAYEAMRRHTLEFGEKLIELEKTYRQRKALLSYEGPFSDR
- a CDS encoding phosphatase PAP2 family protein, translating into MDWELQFMRWANGWWSSPLLDHLLPWLTHLGSHLAVIALLGLSLVLPRQRKAFPHLLSLYGIQLVVIYGLKFLVQRQRPLHFLPEIGSKLSFGPGEILDPSFPSAHSALGFMMAAFFSQRYPRYAIVFYILAGFIAWSRLYLGLHYPTDILAGVLLGYGISKGLFYYLKRKGKEIYRSENGPS
- a CDS encoding HAD family phosphatase; this translates as MGKSGTYRLAIFDLDGTLTKERSIWEYIHVRLGKWHGQAEEYQRQFLAGKISYQEFCERDAEVWRGMRVDELRRIIQTVPFYPGAEELISYLKTKGLKLSIISSGLSLLSDWVHQRFGFDFSVANELLLEDGVLNGKVNIRVHYDQKAEWVGRILTRFNLPPEEALAIGDSHGDLEMFQRVGFSVAFNPSCPDLEKIASVSVRSENLADVIPKLPV
- a CDS encoding VOC family protein, yielding MKVNKIDHICIAVKDLEAARKIWEPILGKSGPDDSYIDETEKIRVARYWIGEVGFELMESTTPDGEVTKYIEKKGEGMMVLSLNVDNTEEATEELKAKGYQFVGGMRTFRNCKYTFIHPKTVNGVLLELIDYPWDEWKKG
- a CDS encoding aminotransferase class III-fold pyridoxal phosphate-dependent enzyme, which produces MKNVERLNIRRSLELFEEAKTLVPGGVLGARKPSDFIEGEYPIFLEYGKGCRLIDVDGNEYIDFLCGYGPIILGYREEEVDEAVIRQIREKGFCFTLTQRYQNELAKKLSQIVPCSEMSIFLKTGSDATTASIRIARAHTNRIKVIRCGYHGWHDWCVEMKGGIPPKLYEDVYEFRYNDLDQLEDLMKQHGDQTAAIILTPFGHPLHQKMEEPKPGFLEGVRALATKYGAVLIFDEIRTGFRLRLGGAQQLYGVTPDLAVLGKGMANGYAISVVTGKAEVMMAAAQKLFISSTFFPNSDGFIAALKTIEILERDKVLDKIWERGGRFLKKLQTIVDKYEVGAELSGVAPMFFITFKRDKAETHRARRETFYTQLIRRGIFFAPHHHGYICYRHTDQDLDFVADAIDESLAYLSQKFKVSF
- a CDS encoding saccharopine dehydrogenase NADP-binding domain-containing protein; translation: MKALVVGGTGGMGQGVARDLVKQDKVKQVILGDINVDPGRVQEKLRTSDKVQLKRIDVNDPRGMVEAIREADVVINCAGPFYKTAVAVARAAVEAKVNYIDICDDYEATEILFSSEIDQAARAAGITVLTGMGSDPGTNNVLVKYFAEQLDRVEDIALFWVVSIAELSGAAWDHSLHMTLGQIPQYLDGKLVYVEGGTGEEMAEFLEPLGVCKVRYVGHPQPLTIPRYLPGVKNVVIKGALIPAWVDDLIKEQRDTGFLSKEPIEVKGAKVAPYDLTLQLWGTIPQNRDRGPQSSGLKVIVKGERQGKGVTYTADMAGRMAPGTGLPASIAALMMAAGDVTVKGVVAPEGCIDPKKFLSAMIQRGAKIHLTETIRSILSL